One genomic window of Spartobacteria bacterium includes the following:
- a CDS encoding Gfo/Idh/MocA family oxidoreductase — protein sequence MKLNIALIGYQFMGKAHSFGIDMAPFFFKDGVTPVKKVICGRTEHLVKQAAEDFGWEEYCTDWRAVVARDDIDIVSVATPTLNHKEIAIAAMKAGKHVFCEKPLSMNDAESKEMVDVAKSSGVVNMLGHNYRRCPAAALAHDMIEQGMLGKIYHVRAVYLQDWIMDPNFPAIWKLNKTIAGSGPHGDLNAHIIDLARFMTGDEIDEVVGMKETFIKKRPKPGTSATLNTMLSAEGSEDTNMVDVTVEDACAFLARFKGGALGTFEATRFAGGRKNFNQIEINGAKGTLIFAFEDMNRLKFWSAEDDRKYQGFRDIMATEDVHPYMAHLWPPGHVIGYENTFANEYADFFRAIKNKEQVKPDFYDGWKGNQVLDAVMQSTESGSWQKVDDM from the coding sequence ATGAAGCTCAATATCGCACTGATCGGATATCAGTTTATGGGCAAAGCCCACAGTTTCGGGATTGATATGGCCCCATTCTTTTTTAAAGACGGTGTGACGCCGGTAAAAAAAGTGATATGTGGCCGAACGGAGCACCTGGTAAAGCAGGCAGCAGAAGATTTTGGATGGGAAGAATACTGTACCGATTGGCGTGCTGTCGTGGCGCGGGATGACATTGATATTGTCAGTGTCGCCACGCCGACTCTTAATCATAAGGAAATTGCCATTGCGGCAATGAAGGCCGGCAAGCATGTTTTCTGTGAAAAGCCGCTTTCGATGAATGACGCTGAATCAAAAGAAATGGTTGATGTCGCTAAGTCCAGCGGCGTAGTGAATATGCTGGGGCACAATTACCGGCGTTGTCCGGCAGCAGCATTGGCGCATGATATGATTGAGCAGGGTATGCTGGGTAAGATTTATCATGTTCGTGCCGTCTATTTGCAGGACTGGATCATGGATCCGAATTTCCCGGCTATCTGGAAGCTGAATAAAACCATTGCCGGTTCCGGACCTCATGGCGATTTAAATGCGCACATCATTGATTTGGCGCGCTTTATGACCGGCGATGAAATCGATGAAGTGGTCGGAATGAAGGAAACATTTATCAAAAAACGTCCGAAGCCCGGTACCAGTGCCACATTGAATACGATGCTTAGTGCAGAAGGGTCGGAAGATACGAATATGGTGGATGTAACGGTTGAAGATGCCTGCGCTTTTCTTGCCCGTTTCAAAGGTGGTGCATTGGGCACGTTTGAAGCCACCCGTTTTGCTGGCGGCCGGAAGAATTTCAACCAGATAGAGATCAACGGCGCAAAAGGAACACTTATTTTTGCCTTCGAAGACATGAACCGTCTAAAATTCTGGAGCGCGGAAGATGATCGAAAATATCAGGGGTTCAGAGACATCATGGCTACGGAAGATGTTCATCCCTACATGGCTCATCTCTGGCCTCCGGGGCATGTGATTGGCTATGAAAATACCTTTGCCAATGAATATGCAGATTTCTTCCGCGCCATAAAAAATAAGGAACAGGTTAAACCTGATTTTTATGACGGATGGAAGGGGAATCAAGTGCTGGATGCCGTGATGCAGTCTACGGAGTCTGGATCCTGGCAAAAAGTTGATGATATGTAG